The following coding sequences lie in one Rhinolophus ferrumequinum isolate MPI-CBG mRhiFer1 chromosome 16, mRhiFer1_v1.p, whole genome shotgun sequence genomic window:
- the ZNF503 gene encoding zinc finger protein 503, whose amino-acid sequence MSTAPSLSALRSSKHSGGGGGGGGGGGGGGGGGGGGGGGSADPAWTSALSGNSSGPGPGSSPACSTKPFVHAVPPSDPLRQANRLPIKVLKMLTARTGHILHPEYLQPLPSTPVSPIELDAKKSPLALLAQTCSQIGKPDPSPSSKLSSVASSGGGAGGAGGGTGGDKDGKSGPLKLSDIGVEDKSSFKPYSKPGSDKKEQGGGGGGGGGGGGGGGGVSAEKSGFRVPSATCQPFTPRTGSPSSSASACSPGSMLPSAGGGPEGKDDKKDPDAGGGGGGSKGSGGTSAEGGPTGLAHGRISCGGGINVDVNQHPDGGPGGKGLGSDCGGSSGSSSGSGPSAPTSSSVLGSGLVAPVSPYKPGQTVFPLPPAGMTYPGSLAGAYAGYPPQFLPHGVALDPTKPGSLVGAQLAAAAAGSLGCSKPAGSSPLAGASPPSVMTASLCRDPYCLSYHCASHLAGAAAASASCAHDPAAAAAALKSGYPLVYPTHPLHGVHSSLTAAAAAGATPPSLAGHPLYPYGFMLPNDPLPHICNWVSANGPCDKRFATSEELLSHLRTHTAFPGTDKLLSGYPSSSSLASAAAAAMACHMHIPTSGAPGSPGTLALRSPHHALGLSSRYHPYSKSPLPTPGAPVPVPAATGPYYSPYALYGQRLTTASALGYQ is encoded by the exons ATGAGCACAGCGCCCTCGCTTTCTGCCCTAAGAAGCAGTAAGcacagcggcggcggcggcggcggcggcggcggcggcggcggaggaggaggaggaggaggaggaggaggaggaggcagtgcGGACCCTGCCTGGACCAGTGCGCTCTCTGGAAATAGCTCCGGCCCCGGCCCAGGCTCGTCCCCCGCTTGCAGCACCAAGCCTTTTGTGCACGCTGTGCCCCCCTCTGACCCTCTCCGCCAGGCTAACCGACTGCCCATCAAGGTGCTGAAGATGCTGACCGCACGGACTGGCCACATTTTGCACCCCGAGTACCTGCAGCCCCTGCCTTCCACGCCTGTCAGCCCCATCGAG CTTGATGCCAAGAAGAGCCCGCTGGCGCTGTTGGCGCAAACATGCTCGCAGATCGGGAAGCCCGACCCCTCGCCCTCCTCCAAACTCTCCTCGGTCGCCTCCAGTGGGGGCGGCGCGGGCGGTGCTGGCGGCGGTACCGGGGGTGACAAGGACGGAAAGTCAGGCCCCCTCAAGCTGAGTGACATCGGCGTGGAGGACAAGTCGAGTTTCAAGCCGTACTCCAAACCCGGCTCGGATAAGAAGGAGCAGGGAGGTGGCGGAGGCGGTGGCGGCGggggtggcggcggcggcgggggggTTTCGGCGGAGAAGTCCGGATTCCGGGTACCGAGCGCCACCTGCCAGCCATTCACGCCCAGGACAGGCAGTCCAAGCTCCAGCGCCTCGGCCTGCTCGCCAGGAAGTATGCTGCCTTCGGCCGGGGGCGGCCCGGAGGGCAAGGACGACAAGAAGGACCCCGACGCGGGCGGCGGTGGTGGCGGCAGCAAGGGCTCCGGGGGTACCTCGGCCGAAGGGGGACCCACCGGGCTGGCGCACGGCCGGATTAGCTGCGGTGGCGGGATTAATGTGGACGTGAACCAGCACCCAGATGGGGGCCCTGGAGGCAAGGGTCTAGGCTCGGACTGTGGCGGCTCATCGGGCTCCAGCTCCGGCTCCGGCCCCAGCGCGCCCACCTCCTCCTCGGTGTTGGGCTCAGGGCTAGTGGCGCCAGTATCGCCCTACAAGCCGGGCCAGACagtgttccctctgcctcctgcaggCATGACctacccaggcagcctggctgggGCCTATGCCGGCTACCCGCCCCAGTTTCTGCCACACGGCGTGGCGCTGGACCCCACCAAGCCCGGAAGCCTGGTGGGGGCGCAGCTGGCGGCGGCCGCAGCGGGTTCTCTGGGCTGCAGTAAGCCGGCCGGCTCGAGCCCCTTAGCCGGGGCGTCGCCGCCGTCGGTGATGACAGCCAGTTTGTGCCGGGACCCGTATTGCCTCAGCTACCACTGCGCCAGCCACCTGGCGGGGGCGGCGGCTGCCAGCGCATCTTGTGCCCACGATCCAGCCGCGGCGGCCGCGGCTCTCAAGTCCGGATACCCGCTGGTGTACCCTACGCACCCGCTGCACGGCGTGCACTCATCGCTAACGGCTGCGGCTGCTGCGGGCGCCACACCGCCCTCCCTGGCCGGCCACCCTCTCTACCCTTACGGCTTCATGCTCCCTAACGACCCACTCCCCCACATCTGCAACTGGGTGTCGGCTAACGGGCCGTGCGACAAGCGCTTCGCCACGTCCGAAGAGCTGTTGAGCCACTTGCGGACCCATACGGCCTTCCCCGGGACAGACAAACTGCTGTCGGGCTACCCCAGCTCGTCGTCTCTGGCCAGCGCCGCAGCGGCCGCCATGGCTTGCCACATGCACATCCCCACGTCCGGCGCTCCGGGCAGCCCCGGAACGCTGGCGCTGCGCAGCCCCCACCATGCGCTGGGACTCAGCAGCCGCTACCACCCGTACTCCAAGAGCCCGCTCCCCACGCCTGGCGCTCCGGTGCCGGTGCCCGCCGCCACCGGACCCTACTATTCCCCCTATGCCCTCTATGGACAGAGACTGACCACGGCCTCGGCTCTGGGGTATCAGTGA